DNA from Deinococcus koreensis:
GAGTACAGCGCCCTGTACACCGAGAGCTCGTGGATGGCGCTGGAGTTGCCGCTGAACCTGCTGGACACCGGCAACAGCGTGATGGACACCCTGTCGATCGACGACAGCGGCTTGCCCGCCGGGGTGCATATCGCGCTCGACAGCGTGAGCATGATGGGCGAAATCGCCCTGCTGCACGTGACTGTGACCCGCGACGACACCGCCATTGCGGGCAACGGCATGGCGGCGCTGACGGTGCGCTCGAACGGTCAGCCGGTAGCGACCCTGACGATTCCCGTGCTTGGCGCCGCCCAGGACGAGTGAGCGCCCAGCCCCCGCCCAGCCCCCTGCGGGGGGCCGTTTCCTGCCCTGAGGTTGCCATGAAGAAGACTCTGCTGTTCACCGTGCCCCTGCTCGTCACCCTGGCCGGCCCCACGGCCCTGCCCGCCCTGGCCCAGACCGCCACCAGTAAGACCCTGAGCGCCGACGCGCAGACCACGCGGGTGGTCAAGGCCGCCACTGCGTTCCTGAACACGCTGAGTGCCGCCCAGAAGAAGGCGGTTCAATTCGCCTCAACGGACAGTGCACAGCGCGCCCGCTGGTCGAATTTTCCCACCGGCATTTTCCAGCGCGCCGGGGTGCGCTACGGCGACCTCAGCACGGCCCAGCGCTCCGCCCTGACGGCGTTGCTCGGCACCGTGCTCAGCGCCGACGGTCTGAAGATGGTGCAGCAGCAGATGGCCGCTGACGAGGTCTTGAAGACCACCGATGGCGGTGGGGGTGGACGCCTGATCTTCGGCAGCGCCGAGTACTACG
Protein-coding regions in this window:
- a CDS encoding DUF3500 domain-containing protein — translated: MKKTLLFTVPLLVTLAGPTALPALAQTATSKTLSADAQTTRVVKAATAFLNTLSAAQKKAVQFASTDSAQRARWSNFPTGIFQRAGVRYGDLSTAQRSALTALLGTVLSADGLKMVQQQMAADEVLKTTDGGGGGRLIFGSAEYY